ACGAGTTCGATAACGACAACAATTGGGACTTGATCGAACGGTTTTGCGAATTCATCGGGGGACGCGAGGATCTTTGGTACGTGACGAACATCGGGTTCGTCGATTATGTGAAAGCGTTCCGGCAGCTGCACTTCTCCGCCTCCCGCGACTTCGTGTACAACCCCTCCGCAACCCCGGTGTGGTTGGTGGCGGACAACGAGCTGTTTGTCGTGAAAGCGGGCGAGCAGGTTCAGCTTGGATAAACCGGCCGCCTCGGGCATAATGGTTGGACATCTCTTTCAAATCGCGCTGGCGATGAGGAAGAGGTGTCTTTTTTGTTCCGGGAATCGATGCGCGGAAGATTTTACGGCTCTGGGCTATTTCGCTAGAGCTTTCGGTCTCGTGTTTTCGATAATCCATCTTGCGAGCATGGCGGCCGCGATGTAAAAAAGGAAAGAATAGCTTAGATGCCAGCTGTGCAGCCGGTAGAAGCCGAGTTTGATGAACAGCGTTTCACCGACAAGCGTGTTGAACGCGGCTAAGATCACATTGGCGAATAAAAACGTTCTCCAAGTTGCTGTAAGCTGATATACCACCATTAATGAACAGGGCACTAACGTGTAATCGGCAGGAAACATGGGCGGAATCATTTGGAACAGCTTATCCGGGTAACTCCACCATATTAGATCGGTACCTATATTATCCAGAGTGATGGCCATGATACCGGTTAACAGACCATACAACAAGATCTCGTGAATTCTCTTCTTATCCGAAATTTTCCACCAAATAAACCAGGGGATAACGGACAATGCAAGCTGAAGCCACCACTTCCAGGACAAAAAATCATCATGCAGCCAATGCTGGTAAGACAATTCGGTAAGCTGCTCCCTTGCTTTCATGACATCGTCAAAAGACGGATAAGATTTGCTCATGCGGCGGTCTCCCGGTAATCAGCGATTGTTTGTTTAATATTCCCAATTGTAGGCTGTTTCATAATGATGGAATCGGATATAACGAAAAAACGGGTTTTGCATCGGAATTTACAAAATCTAAATACTGTTTTGACAATAACTTGCATCTTCTTTTACACGGTTTTTACAAAACGGGTCTATTCTTAAAAATGAAAGCGAATTTACTAGGATAATAGAGAGGAACGTGACTATGAAACATCGTATGAAAAAACTTCTTGTACCCGTGATGGGCCTCGCGCTGCTCGCTCCCTCAGTAATGCCCGGCACTGCCGCCGCCGCCGACAATGTGACCGTGAGATCCGTGGAATTTATCGGCAT
The window above is part of the Paenibacillus hamazuiensis genome. Proteins encoded here:
- a CDS encoding CBO0543 family protein, whose product is MSKSYPSFDDVMKAREQLTELSYQHWLHDDFLSWKWWLQLALSVIPWFIWWKISDKKRIHEILLYGLLTGIMAITLDNIGTDLIWWSYPDKLFQMIPPMFPADYTLVPCSLMVVYQLTATWRTFLFANVILAAFNTLVGETLFIKLGFYRLHSWHLSYSFLFYIAAAMLARWIIENTRPKALAK